A genomic segment from Nicotiana tabacum cultivar K326 chromosome 7, ASM71507v2, whole genome shotgun sequence encodes:
- the LOC107789971 gene encoding uncharacterized protein LOC107789971, which translates to MAGGRFRELLKKYGKVALGVHFSVSAASISGLYVAVKNNVDVESMLEKVGMPGLSKKDAGGDEIPKISSQNPQVISVDGFVTEEPFHQDGVAPPPPPKQRNRTAELAASSGGALAVAVLLNKALFPVRVPITLGLTPPIARFLARRRIINNSV; encoded by the coding sequence ATGGCGGGAGGGCGATTTAGAGAGCTATTGAAGAAATATGGAAAGGTAGCATTGGGCGTACACTTCTCGGTTTCAGCTGCTTCAATTAGTGGCCTTTATGTTGCAGTCAAAAACAATGTCGACGTTGAATCTATGCTCGAAAAAGTCGGCATGCCTGGTCTATCCAAAAAAGACGCAGGAGGTGATGAAATTCCTAAAATATCCTCGCAAAACCCTCAAGTGATCTCAGTTGACGGTTTCGTTACTGAAGAACCCTTTCATCAGGACGGCGTGGCGCCGCCGCCGCCTCCAAAGCAGAGGAATCGTACTGCTGAGCTGGCGGCGTCAAGTGGCGGCGCGCTTGCTGTGGCTGTGCTTCTTAATAAGGCTCTGTTTCCTGTTAGGGTTCCGATAACTCTAGGTCTTACTCCGCCGATCGCTAGGTTTCTTGCAAGGCGAAGAATTATCAACAATAGCGTATGA
- the LOC107789970 gene encoding putative ubiquitin-conjugating enzyme E2 23, producing MEADQHHDTSRNAEPITNANERSNLIQGDSLANVASSDTEVRSECRPEEILRNLQNVSYIYRQDVVKSKTDGKIGIVTEVAGDSDSDSSLTDDEDDDDDEDEDEDEDDGEEEEEEEEEEEEEGEEEEEENNGGGGDNGDSNSEGDRDTNENAEETADGNKNCSNNKSGPLTADHVRVLWMDESESTESIDNVIVIDRGFLHGDYVAAASDPTGQVGLVVDIDISVDLLSHDGSTFKNVSSKELKRVRDFTVGDYVVLGPWLGRIDDVFDNVTVMFDDGSVCKVMKADPLRLKPVGRSGLEDGHFPYYPGQRVKASSSSVFKNSRWLSGSWKANRVEGTVTKVTVGSVFIYWIASAGHGPDSSTAPAEEQNPKNLKLLSCFSHAIWQLGDWCLLPSLPISSSLDLDKQLSKLQLCDSTKTISESSQSLTDCDSEVVNLEESTGNSESMDIHLESSENVTSETLEHDSLAESSTCANSSSVSKESGTESWPLHRKKIRKVVIRRDKKARKKEENFERALLIVNTRTSVDVAWQDGKIEKGLESTSLIPIESPGDHEFVAEQYVVEKAADDADDPNDVRRVGVVKSVNAKERTAYVRWLKLVTRAEDPKEFDKEEVVSVYELEGHPDYDYCYGDVVIRLLPVSLPAKVCSVVKSAEESEHLLVPTEAKEDKQQHSRCNEAEAAPSDDTCSEFSDLSWVGNITGLRNGDIEVTWADGMISMVGPQAIYVVDRDDDESIAGGSEVGDDAASWETIEDNERETLETAEEELGTTNATDISIEDEDSTMATESSGRNGALAIPLAALGFVTRLASGIFSRSRKQTDSSSLDSRSEDEEREGALARIYTGDESWSQRSGDLDNSPRLPAAGSGEEHDTMEVTELDVVEANLKPGIGNSSDQHDNQMYSFKRFDITTDPYDHHFLGASGQNNAGRKWLKKVQQDWNILQNNLPDGIYVRVYEDHMDLLRAVIVGAYGTPYQDGLFFFDFHLPPEYPDVPPSAYYHSGGWRINPNLYEEGKVCLSLLNTWTGRGNEVWDPSSSSILQVLVSLQGLVLNSRPYFNEAGYDKQIGTAEGEKNSLSYNENTFLLNCKTMMYLMRRPPKDFEELIREHFRMRGYYILKACDAYMKGFLIGSLRKDASICSNSANSNSVGFKLMMAKIVPKLFLALNEIGVECEEFKHLQQL from the exons ATGGAAGCTGACCAACATCATGATACTTCCCGTAATGCCGAGCCCATCACAAATGCAAATGAACGTAGCAATTTGATACAAGGTGATTCTTTAGCAAATGTGGCAAGTTCTGATACAGAAGTTAGATCCGAATGCAGGCCAGAAGAGATTCTCCGGAACTTACAGAATGTCTCCTATATATACAGACAAGATGTTGTGAAAAGCAAAACTGATGGTAAGATTGGGATTGTGACCGAAGTTGCTGGTGACTCAGATTCAGATAGCAGTTTAACTGATGATGAGGACGATGACGATGACGAGGATGAGGATGAGGATGAGgatgatggagaagaagaagaagaagaagaagaagaagaagaagaagaaggagaagaagaagaagaagaaaataacggTGGTGGTGGTGACAATGGTGATTCCAACTCGGAAGGCGATAGGGATACCAATGAAAATGCTGAGGAAACTGCTGATGGGAACAAAAACTGTAGTAACAATAAGAGTGGTCCTCTTACCGCTGACCATGTTCGAGTCCTCTGGATGGATGAGTCTGAGTCAACAGAGAGTATTGATAATGTCATTGTTATTGACAGAGGATTTCTGCATGGTGATTATGTCGCTGCAGCTTCTGATCCAACAGGTCAAGTGGGACTGGTGGTTGATATCGATATATCTGTTGATTTGTTATCGCATGATGGATCTACTTTTAAAAATGTCTCATCTAAGGAGCTGAAACGTGTTAGAGATTTTACAGTTGGCGATTATGTTGTCCTTGGCCCTTGGTTGGGCAGGATTGATGATGTTTTTGATAATGTCACTGTGATGTTTGATGATGGTTCTGTTTGTAAAGTTATGAAGGCTGACCCCTTACGTCTTAAACCAGTTGGTAGGAGTGGCCTTGAAGATGGACATTTTCCTTATTATCCCGGTCAGCGTGTAAAAGCAAGCTCATCATCAGTTTTCAAGAACTCCAGGTGGTTATCTGGCTCGTGGAAAGCAAATAGGGTAGAAGGTACAGTAACTAAAGTTACTGTTGGTTCTGTTTTCATCTATTGGATTGCATCTGCTGGACATGGGCCCGATTCGTCCACTGCTCCAGCTGAAGAACAGAACCCAAAAAACTTAAAACTGTTGTCTTGCTTTTCTCATGCAATCTGGCAACTAGGAGACTGGTGTCTTCTTCCTTCACTTCCAATATCATCATCTCTTGACTTGGACAAGCAATTGTCGAAATTACAACTTTGTGACTCCACCAAAACTATATCAGAATCTTCTCAATCTTTAACAGATTGTGATTCCGAAGTTGTCAATTTGGAGGAGTCAACAGGGAATAGTGAATCTATGGATATTCATCTGGAATCTTCTGAGAATGTCACTTCTGAAACTTTAGAGCATGATTCCCTTGCAGAGTCAAGTACATGTGCTAATTCATCGTCAGTTTCCAAGGAATCAGGCACAGAGTCATGGCCCCTTCATCGTAAAAAGATCCGCAAAGTTGTGATTAGGAGGGATAAAAAGGCTCGTAAGAAAGAGGAGAATTTTGAAAGAGCTCTTCTAATTGTGAATACTAGGACTTCTGTTGATGTTGCATGGCAGgatggaaaaatagaaaaaggttTGGAATCTACATCCTTGATCCCTATTGAAAGCCCAGGAGATCATGAATTTGTTGCTGAACAGTATGTGGTAGAGAAAGCTGCTGATGACGCTGACGATCCTAATGATGTTAGACGTGTTGGGGTTGTGAAAAGTGTTAATGCAAAGGAACGGACAGCTTATGTGAGGTGGTTAAAGCTAGTTACCAGGGCAGAGGACCCCAAGGAGTTTGACAAAGAGGAGGTAGTAAGTGTATATGAACTGGAGGGGCATCCCGACTATGACTATTGTTACGGTGACGTTGTTATTCGCTTGTTACCTGTTTCTCTGCCAGCAAAAGTGTGTTCTGTGGTGAAATCTGCAGAAGAATCAGAACATTTGTTGGTTCCAACTGAAGCCAAAGAAGACAAGCAACAACATTCGAGATGCAATGAAGCAGAAGCCGCTCCAAGTGATGATACTTGTTCCGAATTTTCGGATCTCTCTTGGGTTGGGAATATCACTGGACTCAGAAATGGGGACATCGAAGTCACGTGGGCTGATGGGATGATATCCATG GTTGGGCCTCAAGCAATTTATGTTGTTGATCGTGATGATGATGAGTCTATCGCAGGCGGAAGTGAAGTTGGTGATGATGCAGCTAGCTGGGAAACAATTGAAGATAATGAAAGGGAGACCCTTGAGACTGCAGAAGAG GAACTTGGAACAACAAATGCTACTGACATCAGTATTGAAGATGAAGACAGTACCATGGCCACTGAAAGTTCAGGAAGGAATGGGGCTCTGGCTATTCCCCTGGCTGCACTAGGATTTGTGACCAGGCTGGCCTCTGGAATATTTTCTAGGAGCCGCAAACAGACTGATTCTTCAAGCTTAGATTCCAGAAGTGAAGATGAAGAAAGGGAGGGAGCATTGGCCAGAATATATACCGGTGATGAATCGTGGTCCCAACGGTCTGGAGACCTTGATAATTCTCCAAGGCTACCTGCTGCAGGAAGTGGAGAAGAACATGACACTATGGAGGTCACCGAGTTGGATGTCGTTGAAGCTAACTTGAAGCCAGGAATAGGAAATTCCTCAGATCAACATGATAACCAAATGTATAGTTTTAAACGCTTTGATATCACCACAGATCCTTATGATCATCATTTTCTTGGTGCAAGTGGCCAG AATAATGCGGGGAGGAAGTGGCTTAAGAAAGTTCAACAAGATTGGAACATACTTCAGAATAACCTGCCAg ATGGAATATATGTACGTGTTTATGAAGATCACATGGATCTTCTAAGGGCAGTGATTGTTGGAGCATATGGGACCCCTTACCAAGATGGTTtattcttctttgatttccaCCTTCCACCTGAGTACCCTGATGTTCCACCA TCAGCATATTATCATTCTGGTGGCTGGCGGATAAATCCAAACTTGTACGAGGAAGGGAAAGTTTGTCTCAGCCTTTTAAATACTTGGACAGGCAGAGGGAATGAGGTCTGGGATCCTTCATCCTCAAGTATACTCCAAGTCCTAGTTTCACTTCAAGGGCTAGTCTTGAATTCCAGGCCATATTTCAATGAAGCTGGTTATGACAAGCAGATTGGGACAGCTGAAGGAGAAAAGAATTCGCTATCCTACAACGAGAATACCTTCTTATTAAACTGCAAGACGATGATGTATCTGATGAGGAGGCCCCCTAAG GATTTTGAAGAGCTTATCAGAGAGCACTTTAGGATGCGTGGTTATTACATCCTCAAGGCCTGTGACGCATACATGAAAGGATTCCTTATTGGCTCTCTTAGAAAAGATGCGTCCATTTGCAGTAACAGTGCTAATTCAAATTCAGTTGGTTTCAAGCTAATGATGGCTAAGATTGTACCAAAACTTTTCTTGGCTCTGAATGAAATTGGAGTGGAGTGTGAGGAGTTCAAGCATCTCCAGCAATTGTAG